A genomic region of Aspergillus oryzae RIB40 DNA, chromosome 1 contains the following coding sequences:
- a CDS encoding fungal specific transcription factor domain-containing protein (predicted protein) codes for MVNYPTNTDDEFITPTGILQDRPLSQPSSLSAFIYRVKLATLCREVVDAMPSIWLEAQEPDYETILALDRKFQNFLSELPAFFKLDPDSIEQSKTICEERPYIPVQRISLHFSLHTRLCRLHRPYHLEGVTNPKYSYSHRVCIQYAQKVLELRRLMDDAGARIGLKPGRFWTTNQHAFLAALILATDVSFNPDAPDAEARKGKVLAAYETLEKSKEESSILVETIQKNMQTLMSTLHRQRPRRLDLQSDITGIRKDTLVSPSEAPQNNDNSQGLYNTSMSSHAISTVQWPATEHPILVDDAAPYRNVPPEPGMQEEDWDQLWSDFLAVAPELDIPQWNSLLDDMDFNFGEST; via the coding sequence ATGGTCAATTATCCCACTAATACTGACGACGAGTTTATTACGCCAACAGGGATACTGCAGGACCGTCCCTTATCCCAACCCTCCTCACTATCCGCTTTTATCTACCGTGTGAAACTCGCTACTCTTTGTCGCGAAGTCGTTGATGCGATGCCATCAATTTGGCTGGAGGCACAAGAGCCGGATTACGAAACCATCCTAGCGCTAGACAGGAAGTTTCAGAACTTCCTAAGTGAGCTtccagccttcttcaaactAGACCCCGACAGCATTGAACAAAGCAAGACAATATGTGAAGAGCGTCCCTATATCCCGGTCCAGCGAATCAGTCTCCATTTCAGTCTACACACGCGCCTCTGCCGGCTCCACCGACCCTACCACCTTGAAGGTGTGACAAACCCAAAGTACTCATATTCTCACCGGGTCTGTATCCAGTATGCGCAGAAAGTATTAGAGTTACGACGCTTAATGGACGATGCGGGAGCACGGATTGGATTGAAACCAGGACGCTTTTGGACGACAAACCAGCATGCTTTTCTGGCCGCTCTTATTCTAGCTACCGATGTTTCATTTAACCCCGACGCACCAGATGCGGAGGCTCGGAAGGGTAAAGTGCTTGCTGCTTATGAGACTCTCGAGAAGTCAAAGGAAGAGTCTAGTATCCTGGTAGAGACGATCCAGAAAAATATGCAGACTCTTATGTCAACTCTCCACAGACAGCGACCACGGCGCCTTGATTTACAATCAGACATTACGGGAATACGTAAAGATACCCTTGTCTCGCCTAGTGAAGCCCCTCAGAACAATGACAACTCGCAAGGTCTTTATAATACATCTATGTCTAGTCATGCCATAAGTACAGTGCAATGGCCAGCGACGGAACATCCAATCCTGGTTGACGATGCGGCTCCTTACAGGAACGTTCCACCTGAGCCAGGGATGCAGGAGGAAGACTGGGACCAGCTATGGTCAGACTTTCTAGCGGTCGCCCCAGAGCTCGACATCCCACAGTGGAACTCCCTGTTGGATGATATGGACTTCAACTTCGGTGAAAGCACATAA